The DNA window GGGACTTTTCTTCACATGTCTTGAGCGGAATAGGGAAGTGATCTGGTATAGCATGTCAACGATAAGGGACGGCACATCTAGCCGAAGTAGAGTAGCATTTAATCGgagatattattttttacAGCTCCAGCTTTAATGACATAAAGGGAAGCTGTGAAACTTGACGACATTGATGGTTTTGTAAAAAGTTGAGGGGTTTAGTCAGGAAACAAGATACTCGTTCGTATAGTTTCTTGCACGTATAACTGAGTTTATTTTGAAAGCGTCGATAATGTAAAATGTTcagaaatactataataccttttaGATATTTTCAATAAGGTATAGATATAGTAGCCATTTAAGCATCTACATAATATAGATAAACTCACTTGATCTACATGCTGATTCGACATGGTTACGACTAGTCTTATGTTATGTCCATATCCAAAAGATCTTCGGCAATCACGGCAACAAGGGACCACCTTTTTATATCAGAAGATCCAAATTCGATGCCAAGCGATTTCCGCAGATCAAAGACGTGACTCTGGGGTATCAATGGCACACTATTGTATAGAAGGAAACTAATTGGACAAGCAGTTCGGCACTGGGAGATTAGTCTGGGCGGTTCACAGACCATGCGGCCCTCTCACGGACACGGAACATACCCAATGCGGTAGGTGTTAGTTGTCACATCACGCTAGTGGCATCCAGCATCCAACGCGGCTATCCACGAGACGATCAGATTATcacttcatcaacatcaagagcATTACGAGAGGTTCAGTTGTCAAGTTTACAGATAGTCCAAGATGCCGGTTTTCCGAGAAGTTGTAGACATATGAAGCCATATTGTAAACTCCAACAGATATAAATATGCTGGCAGCCGAGCTATCAATATCAATATCAactcatctcatcaacatctcaACTTTCTAGCCATCTTGTCCGGATTCTTATACTCTCAGAAATCATGCTCTTCGCTGTCACTCTCACTCTTGCCGCTGCGGCTGCCGTTTCTGCATCGCCACTTGAGCCTCGGGCCAAGACGGCTGTTCTCCCCTTGAAGCACGTCGTCAAAGCTAGTTCTATCAAGGCCATTGCCCAGAAAGGCCAGGCTCGCCTTCGCAACGTCAACGGAGAGGCCAGCTTCCACGTCGATGCCGCTGGCTCTGGCTCCGTCATTAACGAGGATGTCTCCTATGTCGCCCCTGTCGTGATTGGAGGCAAGACCTGGAACCTCATTGTTGATACTGGATGTACGTTACATACTTCTCTTACAAATATCAATCGTTGACATGGAATAGCTTCAAACACTTGGTGTGGTGCTCAAGCCTCGTGTGAGCCAACATCCACCGGCAAGTCTACAGGCGGCTCTGTCAGCGTCTCTTACGGCTCTGGGTCATTCTCTGGTAGAGAGTACACGGACAAGGTCAGCTTCGGCGGCCTCACTGTTGCAGCACAGTCGATTGGTGCTGCCAGTAGCGCTACTGGCTTCTCAGGTGTAGATGGCATCATCGGCTTTGGTCCCGTTGGTCTCACCTCGAGCACTGTCTCCAACGCCAACACCGTGCCAACTTTTATGGACAACCTCTACAGCCAAGGCTCTATCTCATCCGAGGTGCTCGGTGTTTCTTTCCGACCAGAGTCTggcagcgatgatgatgacgctAATGGAGAGTTGACCCTTGGAGGTGTCGACAGCTCCAAGTACTCCGGTTCCATCACCTACTTCCCCGCTCTTAGTAGTGGCACAGCTGCTCGGTACTGGGGTATCTCTGTCTCTGGCTTTACCTATGGATCTACAACCCTTGGCACATCTGGAAGCGGCATTGTCGACACTGGCACTACGCTCATCTACATCCCTACCGGTGCCTACAACAAGTTCCTGTCTGCCGCAGGTGGTTCGACTGATAGCTCATCCGGCCTTGCTGCCTTTACCAAGAAGCCCACCGCCAACTTTGGTATCAAGTTCGGGTCAACAACTTATACTCTCACACCTGCGCAGTACTTGATTCCTACTGCTCAGTACGCCAACTTTGGTTTGAGCTCTGGCAAGTACTACGCCTGGATCTTTGACGGAGGCTCTTCTGGTGTCAACACTATCATCGGACAGAAGTTCCTCGAGAATTATTACTCTGTGTACGATACCACCAACTCCCGTATTGGTTTCGCTACGGCTGTCTAAGTCGGTACTCTGATTTCAATGCTTTGAGGGCTCGATGAACGTTCAGTTACCTGCATCAAGAAAGGAGAGGAGGACGCAACATCTTTATACATATTAGATTGCATAAGTCCGAGTATATACCTGATGGGccatataatagtatatactAGCTTCAGTTCAACATACCTACAATTCAATGTATATGTTCATATGAGGGTCATTGTTTCTCACAAGGCTCAAGGCAACAAAGAGCAGAGCCTGAAGTTCTTTCATTTTAATGTGTTGATGGTGCTTTTAATTGATTCAGAAACTAGTAAAATATTCTGCGCCGAGATCATATTTACTGACGTTTGGAGTGGTCGCCAAGACGAAAGCAGAGCTGTATACAAACTATTTGAATCTAGACCATCGATGACAGGCTATGTTACCACAAATAACGTCTTGTTCTGATAGTAATAGCCATCGCGTTTCTTGAGCTACCTGAACCTTTCAGCCCGCCactatatatcttaattacATGTAACATCCGGTGGCTCAGGACTGCACACTGACCTTTCTTCAGAGTCCACATAATGAAGGTAATTACTTGTCAAGGAACCGGATACCGGTAATACCTTGCAAAACAGCCTCCTGCCATTGTTTGCTCTGCTGAAGCTCCTTGGTCAGTGTCGTTCTATTGTCTTCCTTGGTTCCGTTCACGTCAACCTAgataaataagtatttatgTAATACGGGGACAGATAGTCTTACAGATATGAGGAGTCCTTGCTGTTGGTACACTTCAGCTACAGGTATAGTTTCAAGTTGGTATTCCGCAAAACGCTTTTCGAACTTGTCCGCACTATCATTGTTGTCTCGCGCCCGGTTCAAATATCTCGCCTTTGCGTTTTCTTTCGTAATCTCGAACGAGAGCACGACATCGGGATTGACATCCAGTCTCAGGACACCATCACTGCTGGGTGCCAGCGGAACAGTATCTTGGAAAGGCCATGACCGGACAGATTCAAGTTGCCCGATGCATCGTGGGTATCCGTCGATTAGGATGCCTCCAGCTCCCCCGTTGTGGGCGTCGAGAATTGCGCGATAAATGAAAGGGTTTAGCTCCTTGGACGTGAGGAAGCCTTGGTTATCCAACTTGCTTTGGATCTCGGTTGCAAGTTTGGTCGACCGGTTTTCGCGCATCCAGGCACGTAGGCCATCGCCGACTGAGTAGTGTACAAGGTTGTATTCTTGTGCAAGATGGGTGCAGAGTGTTCCTTTGCCCGCACCTGGTGCTCCTATAGAATACTAATTAGTCGGAAGCATAATGAGAGGCTAAAGGTCATCGCACCAATAATGAATACTACCGAAAAGTCACGACAGCCGTTGCCGTTCGGTGGATTAGAGTGCGGTTGCATGGTTACGGATAGGTCTAATGATGGTGTTTGTTGACGGTGTGAAAGCTATGTGTAGTCGGAGGATATATGAAAGTAACCCAATAAGGCCTTGGGTACTATAAGAACCTGAAAGTGTAGGCGGCGTGCAGACACAAAGGGCGTTGATTAAGTTACGTTGGCTACGGCGGGATATAGCGTCTTTGGCGTTGTAAAGAGTCCACTAAAATCATGACTAAGCCATCTGATTATCAAGTAAACCCTCACGATACACAAGGCTGAACCATATCTGCGTTCATTGTGCGGGGTTCAACTATTACGTTTACAATAACATTACAACGTACCAAGATGGCAATCGTGTCGCTCCTCTTGGGCTTGCCCCCTTGGTGCTATCTCCTTATTGCTCTATGCGTTGTCCTGTATATCAGACTTAAAAAAACCTTTGAGGTCGATAACAATTCCGGAAAGGCATTTGGCCCAGAGTCCAATGTCCCGGTTTCCGTCAACTACTTCCCCTCTCGAAAATGCAACTACTCCTGCGGCTTTTGCTTTCATACTGATACCTCTTCGTACGTCCTCCCCATCGACGAGGCGAAGCGTGGTTTACGGTTGTTGAAAGAAGCCGGTATGCGAAAGCTCAACATCGCCGGTGGAGAGCCGTTCCTTTACCCCCGCCTTCTTACTGAATTGCTTCAAtatggaaaagaagaactttCTCTCGAAAGCATCAGCATCGTGAGCAACGGTAGCAAGATTACAGAGTCATGGATGGAAAAGAATTGTCAATGGCTGGATATTCTTGCCGTGTCCTGCGACTCATTCAATCCAGAGACAAATCGCAAGATTGGACGAGGTGATGACGGAGGGAACGTCCTTCGCCTTTTCCGCATCGCCAACTGGTGCAAGAAATACGGCATCAAATTCAAGCTAAACACTGTTGTCAATGTACACAACTGGGATGAAGACATGGCAGCCGACATCGAAAGGCTGGCACCTTTTCGTTGGAAGGTATTCCAGTGTCTTATTGTCGCTGGCGAGAATGAAGACGCAACTCGACTACGCGATGCAAGAGACTTTCTCGTCACCGATGAACAATGGAAGACATTTTGCGACCGACACAAGCATCTACCCTGCTATGTTCCCGAAGACAATACGTCCATGGCAAGTAGCTATTTGCTGTTGGATGAGTACATGTGTTTCTTGGACA is part of the Fusarium poae strain DAOMC 252244 chromosome 4, whole genome shotgun sequence genome and encodes:
- a CDS encoding hypothetical protein (TransMembrane:1 (o6-26i)), with product MAIVSLLLGLPPWCYLLIALCVVLYIRLKKTFEVDNNSGKAFGPESNVPVSVNYFPSRKCNYSCGFCFHTDTSSYVLPIDEAKRGLRLLKEAGMRKLNIAGGEPFLYPRLLTELLQYGKEELSLESISIVSNGSKITESWMEKNCQWLDILAVSCDSFNPETNRKIGRGDDGGNVLRLFRIANWCKKYGIKFKLNTVVNVHNWDEDMAADIERLAPFRWKVFQCLIVAGENEDATRLRDARDFLVTDEQWKTFCDRHKHLPCYVPEDNTSMASSYLLLDEYMCFLDKGEGMITKSESILKVGVRKAMDQVVWDKASFVDRGGVYDWGRSDTQEINNCGGGGGGDKRLDW
- a CDS encoding hypothetical protein (SECRETED:SignalP(1-17)~MEROPS:MER0000940); translated protein: MLFAVTLTLAAAAAVSASPLEPRAKTAVLPLKHVVKASSIKAIAQKGQARLRNVNGEASFHVDAAGSGSVINEDVSYVAPVVIGGKTWNLIVDTGSSNTWCGAQASCEPTSTGKSTGGSVSVSYGSGSFSGREYTDKVSFGGLTVAAQSIGAASSATGFSGVDGIIGFGPVGLTSSTVSNANTVPTFMDNLYSQGSISSEVLGVSFRPESGSDDDDANGELTLGGVDSSKYSGSITYFPALSSGTAARYWGISVSGFTYGSTTLGTSGSGIVDTGTTLIYIPTGAYNKFLSAAGGSTDSSSGLAAFTKKPTANFGIKFGSTTYTLTPAQYLIPTAQYANFGLSSGKYYAWIFDGGSSGVNTIIGQKFLENYYSVYDTTNSRIGFATAV